A region of Streptomyces paludis DNA encodes the following proteins:
- a CDS encoding peptidase inhibitor family I36 protein, giving the protein MSFRAKLAVLATSGLMAIGLVIAPTAQAQEAPAAPAPAAVTAVSLGAGEAIGFDTAAGEVGAQAYSDCASGWICFWSGTGGTGSRCQWNDALNPRAREQCSWMNNGTVTKSVYNRTSYRYHYYRAFSYQDRIGSTLSGGQGNLAGTYTIGSLCRHNASGCAN; this is encoded by the coding sequence GTGTCCTTCCGTGCCAAACTCGCCGTTCTCGCGACATCAGGTCTGATGGCCATCGGCCTCGTGATCGCCCCGACCGCACAGGCCCAGGAGGCGCCCGCGGCACCCGCCCCCGCGGCGGTCACCGCGGTCTCGCTGGGTGCGGGCGAGGCCATCGGCTTCGACACCGCCGCCGGCGAGGTGGGGGCCCAGGCGTACTCCGACTGCGCCTCCGGCTGGATCTGCTTCTGGTCCGGGACGGGCGGTACGGGGTCGAGGTGTCAGTGGAACGACGCGCTCAACCCGCGGGCCCGGGAGCAGTGTTCCTGGATGAACAACGGCACCGTCACCAAGTCCGTCTACAACCGCACGTCCTACCGCTACCACTACTACCGGGCCTTCAGCTACCAGGACCGTATCGGCAGCACGCTCTCCGGCGGTCAGGGCAACCTCGCCGGCACGTACACCATCGGCTCTCTCTGCCGCCACAACGCCAGCGGCTGCGCCAACTGA
- a CDS encoding peptidoglycan-binding domain-containing protein has product MPQGRRRPGGPPPWRRASLLACITAVTVLGVVLCVRLFTTGETARERAPGADCSETLSPGAYGPCVRQLQLNLRRHSLDLPVDASFGPITRARVAAFQAASQLPVTGVVDATTKEAIDHQDSPIAAQADRWGPDRVEQHLRAIFPEAPETAVALIRCLSNLDPMWVRQTDEEVRTDEGEPTTWRWGLFQLTDQQIKDSGGSRRSALDPEWNIRAGRDFWERNQGFGSSTCH; this is encoded by the coding sequence ATGCCACAGGGCCGCCGAAGGCCAGGCGGGCCACCGCCCTGGCGCCGCGCATCGCTCCTCGCCTGCATCACGGCGGTCACGGTCCTGGGAGTAGTCCTGTGCGTAAGGCTCTTCACCACCGGCGAGACGGCACGCGAGCGCGCGCCCGGCGCCGACTGCTCGGAGACCCTCAGCCCGGGAGCGTACGGCCCCTGCGTACGCCAACTACAGCTGAACCTGCGGCGCCACTCCCTGGACCTCCCCGTGGACGCCTCCTTCGGCCCGATCACCAGAGCACGCGTAGCGGCCTTCCAGGCGGCGTCCCAACTCCCGGTGACCGGCGTGGTCGACGCGACAACCAAGGAGGCCATCGACCACCAGGACTCCCCGATCGCCGCCCAGGCCGACCGCTGGGGCCCGGACCGAGTGGAACAGCACCTGCGCGCGATCTTCCCCGAGGCCCCCGAGACCGCCGTCGCCCTGATCCGCTGTCTGTCGAACCTGGACCCGATGTGGGTCCGACAGACGGACGAAGAAGTACGCACAGACGAGGGAGAGCCAACGACCTGGCGCTGGGGCCTGTTCCAGCTCACCGACCAGCAAATCAAGGACTCCGGCGGATCACGCCGCTCCGCACTCGACCCCGAATGGAACATCCGAGCCGGCCGGGATTTCTGGGAACGCAACCAGGGCTTCGGCTCTTCAACATGCCACTGA